In Anaerolineales bacterium, the following proteins share a genomic window:
- a CDS encoding type I polyketide synthase gives MKEFIERISNLPPQRVILLAAQLQARLDALENQRAEPIAVIGMSCRFPGGANTPEAFWELLKNGVDAITEVPPERWDIDSYYDPDPDAIGKMSTRWGGFIKDVDLFDPHFFGIAPREATGLDPQQRLLLELSWEALERAGQDPAQLMHSETGVFAGISSGDYLLLNMDGGVENLDAYFASGNARSIATGRLSYVLGLRGPSFPVDTACSSSLVATHLAVQSLRSGECRLALVGGVNLILRPETTIALSKAHMLAPDGRCKTFDARANGFVRSEGIGVILLKRHSDAIADGDNILALIRGSAVGQDGRSNGLTAPNGPSQEAVIRNALANGRVTPQQVGYVETHGTGTSLGDPIEVQALAAVLGESRRQPVVIGSVKTNIGHLESAAGIAGLMKTALMLQHGQIPPHLHLQTPNPHIAWSELPVSIPQQLTPWHGEERVAGVSSFGFSGTNAHVVLSNAPEPAKTTSAMERPLHLFTLSARNEEALKQLAGRHAEHLLHREENLGDLSYTVNAGRSHFSHRLALVADSATAIQSQLSDFTKSRDADRLLWTGIAGARQPRIAFLFTGQGAQYNGMARQLYETQPTFRATLDKCDQLLRPYLNRSILSVLFAESKSEAALIHETRYTQPALFCIEYALAELWRAWGIAPAVLMGHSIGEYVAACVAGVFNLEDGLRLIAERGRLMQQLPAGGAMAAVFADEAVVKQAIALHSGQLSVAAINSLTNVVISGTESVLTEVLDSLRQQGVQSRRLTVSHAFHSPLMDPLLDEFERVAASVKYAEPQIGLISDITGDIVQPAQVTTARYWREHLRQPVRFADAIIQLQRSGCDVFIEIGPDPILLGLGQQCLPQNVGTWLPSLRQGHEDWQALLGSLGKLYTLGADIHWQDFDCDYERRKRILPTYPFQRERYWVDTTRQRLDSSPQAVASKNNSVTNQDATGIQHLLYEVQWLSQPHPQHGFAATRLTPPQAIKDQVSQQVDALGNANEMFRYEDLLPELDRSGGRYVADALQQLGMTYQPGNVFDTQTLLEQLKVVPKQHILFVRLLEMLAEDGILQKTESGWKVLKSPDLTGLDTEWETLLQRFPIFETELTLSARCTRGLASVLRGSGDPLQLLFPAGSTKEAEKLYGESPVARTFNALVRESVMMALKNSTSESRIRILELGAGTGGTTSYILKELPAERTRYVFTDISPLFTNQAQQKFSEYGFIEYQTLDISRDPLSQGFDPHSFDLVIAANVLHATPDLMQTLENIKILLAPQGELILYEAAGKQRFSDLTVGMTEGWWAFTDKALRPSYALLAQDQWCKLLAESGFVDAVAFPGREQDGILSQQAVIVGRAPASAQKIETEHPWLIFADEHGVGNQLAAALTVRGQQSRLIHAGDPSIDFAQFFKEQRYQGVVYLWALNNILRDEMTVADVQKAQRFSTGSALLLAQAMITRDQSNLWLVTRAAQSLDEHAAPVAAGQTALLGLARTLANEHPELNCKRVDLDPGDRREEIADLINEILDPDPREEEIALREVRRVRRLARAEKQNWTPLALRDDATYLITGGLRGLGLLVAEWMAERGARNLVLLGRSAPNDHAQKTIERFKHAGVNVMAMQGDVSEEGDVVRLMQLIEDSMPPLRGVIHSAGVLDDGTFLQQTWPRFEKVMAPKVTGTWLLHRLTANLSLDFFVLFSSGASLIGTAGQSNHASANAFMDGFAGYRRALGLPTTSIHWGAWSGVGAAVDHDLVRARGVATITPDQGLKGLEWAIQQQVTESAVLAVDWDDVLRSYTPGAEPAFLRNMSRQVRSQVVKTVSIEPELSLSQQLSKTVPNKRRSVLLEHVRRQVAQVLTIQNPLRIDPDQPLQTMGLDSLMAVELRNKLSQSFGKTLPATLLFEFSTINALTDYGVSQFFQLDIQKPDPVSQTQPTVAPIETSGLDHLSDEDLAAMLKNKIRQIDSNR, from the coding sequence ATGAAGGAATTTATTGAACGGATCAGCAATCTACCGCCGCAGCGAGTCATCTTACTGGCGGCTCAGTTACAGGCGCGTCTCGACGCGCTGGAGAATCAGCGCGCCGAACCTATTGCTGTGATCGGAATGAGTTGCCGTTTCCCTGGGGGCGCCAATACGCCCGAGGCTTTTTGGGAGTTGCTCAAAAATGGCGTGGACGCGATCACCGAAGTCCCGCCTGAACGGTGGGATATCGATTCGTATTACGATCCCGATCCGGACGCGATTGGAAAAATGTCCACGCGCTGGGGAGGCTTCATCAAAGATGTGGATCTTTTCGATCCGCATTTCTTTGGCATTGCGCCGCGTGAAGCGACTGGACTTGATCCACAACAGCGGTTACTCCTGGAACTCAGTTGGGAAGCGCTCGAACGCGCCGGGCAAGACCCCGCACAGTTAATGCACAGTGAAACCGGCGTGTTTGCCGGCATCTCTAGCGGCGATTATCTTTTGCTGAACATGGATGGGGGCGTCGAAAATCTCGACGCCTACTTTGCCTCAGGCAACGCCCGCAGTATTGCAACTGGACGGCTTTCTTATGTGTTGGGGCTACGCGGTCCAAGTTTCCCTGTGGATACGGCATGCTCGTCCTCACTTGTTGCAACACACTTGGCTGTGCAGAGCCTGCGCAGTGGGGAATGTCGGCTGGCTTTGGTTGGCGGCGTCAATTTGATCTTGCGACCGGAAACTACAATCGCGCTTTCGAAGGCACACATGTTGGCTCCCGATGGGCGTTGTAAGACCTTTGACGCGCGGGCAAATGGCTTTGTGCGCAGTGAAGGCATTGGCGTGATCCTGCTCAAGCGCCACTCGGATGCCATAGCGGATGGCGACAATATTCTGGCGTTGATCCGTGGCTCGGCTGTCGGACAGGATGGACGCAGTAATGGTTTGACCGCGCCGAACGGTCCCTCGCAAGAAGCTGTTATTCGTAACGCGTTGGCAAACGGGCGCGTGACTCCGCAACAGGTCGGTTACGTTGAAACGCATGGAACCGGTACATCCTTGGGAGATCCGATCGAGGTGCAGGCGCTTGCGGCTGTGCTGGGTGAATCTCGTCGCCAGCCGGTTGTTATCGGATCAGTGAAGACGAACATCGGGCATCTAGAATCGGCGGCGGGCATCGCCGGGTTGATGAAAACGGCGCTAATGTTGCAACATGGACAGATTCCCCCGCATCTCCATTTGCAAACGCCTAATCCGCACATCGCGTGGTCTGAATTGCCGGTCTCCATACCACAGCAACTAACCCCATGGCACGGTGAGGAGAGAGTTGCCGGTGTGAGTTCCTTTGGCTTTAGTGGCACGAATGCGCACGTGGTTCTATCCAATGCGCCTGAGCCTGCAAAAACAACGTCGGCGATGGAACGACCGCTTCATCTTTTTACCCTGTCTGCCAGGAATGAGGAAGCGCTGAAACAGCTTGCCGGTCGCCATGCAGAACATCTATTGCATCGGGAAGAGAACCTTGGAGATTTATCCTACACCGTTAATGCCGGACGTTCTCACTTCAGTCATCGTTTGGCACTAGTTGCAGATTCGGCGACTGCCATCCAATCTCAATTGTCGGATTTTACGAAGAGCCGGGATGCCGACCGCTTGTTGTGGACTGGAATAGCCGGGGCGCGCCAGCCTCGTATTGCTTTTCTCTTTACCGGGCAGGGCGCGCAATATAACGGCATGGCGCGCCAACTCTATGAGACTCAGCCGACGTTCCGCGCCACGCTGGATAAATGCGATCAACTCCTGCGTCCGTACCTGAATCGATCGATCTTGTCCGTACTCTTTGCCGAAAGTAAGTCTGAAGCGGCGCTGATTCATGAAACGCGATACACACAACCCGCCCTGTTCTGTATCGAGTATGCGCTGGCGGAGTTGTGGCGCGCGTGGGGTATCGCCCCTGCTGTGTTGATGGGGCATAGCATTGGCGAATATGTTGCCGCGTGCGTTGCCGGTGTGTTCAATTTGGAAGACGGCCTCCGCCTGATCGCAGAACGGGGGCGTCTGATGCAACAATTACCGGCGGGAGGCGCGATGGCGGCGGTCTTTGCCGACGAGGCAGTCGTCAAACAAGCAATCGCTCTACATTCAGGTCAATTGTCGGTTGCCGCAATCAACAGCCTGACGAATGTAGTCATCTCTGGAACTGAATCAGTTTTAACGGAGGTTTTGGACTCGCTACGCCAACAAGGAGTTCAATCGCGCCGTTTGACTGTCTCTCATGCCTTCCATTCGCCGCTCATGGATCCGTTGCTCGACGAGTTCGAACGCGTCGCGGCATCGGTGAAATATGCCGAGCCGCAGATTGGACTGATTTCGGATATCACCGGCGACATTGTTCAACCGGCGCAAGTTACCACCGCGCGTTATTGGCGCGAACATCTTCGGCAACCGGTTCGTTTTGCGGATGCGATCATTCAATTGCAGAGATCAGGGTGCGATGTCTTTATTGAAATTGGTCCCGATCCCATCCTGCTTGGCTTGGGACAGCAATGCCTACCCCAAAATGTGGGGACCTGGCTACCCTCACTGCGACAGGGTCACGAAGATTGGCAAGCGCTGCTTGGCAGTCTCGGTAAACTCTATACCTTAGGCGCGGATATACATTGGCAGGATTTTGATTGCGACTACGAACGGCGGAAGAGGATTCTGCCCACCTATCCTTTCCAGCGCGAGCGCTATTGGGTGGATACGACCCGTCAACGTTTAGATTCGAGTCCGCAGGCTGTGGCTTCGAAGAATAACTCTGTTACAAATCAGGATGCGACGGGCATTCAGCATTTACTCTATGAAGTGCAATGGCTTTCGCAACCCCATCCGCAACATGGGTTTGCAGCTACACGTTTAACCCCTCCACAAGCGATCAAAGATCAGGTTTCCCAACAAGTTGATGCGTTGGGCAATGCCAACGAAATGTTCCGCTATGAAGATCTGTTGCCCGAATTGGACCGGAGCGGTGGGCGATACGTGGCTGATGCGCTACAACAGCTTGGTATGACCTATCAACCCGGCAATGTTTTTGATACTCAGACCTTGCTCGAACAGCTTAAGGTCGTTCCAAAACAACACATTCTCTTTGTACGGTTGTTGGAGATGCTCGCTGAAGACGGCATTTTGCAAAAGACAGAATCCGGGTGGAAGGTGTTGAAGTCGCCCGATCTCACGGGTCTGGATACCGAATGGGAGACGCTTCTTCAGCGTTTCCCCATCTTCGAGACGGAATTGACACTGAGCGCCCGCTGTACGCGCGGCCTTGCAAGTGTGTTGCGCGGGTCAGGAGATCCGTTGCAGTTGCTTTTCCCTGCCGGTTCCACGAAAGAAGCTGAAAAGCTATATGGGGAATCCCCGGTTGCGCGCACGTTCAACGCACTGGTCCGCGAATCAGTTATGATGGCGCTGAAGAATTCCACATCGGAAAGCCGCATTCGCATCCTTGAACTGGGCGCCGGCACGGGCGGAACCACATCCTATATTTTGAAGGAGTTGCCGGCAGAGCGGACGCGCTATGTGTTTACAGATATCTCGCCGTTGTTCACCAATCAGGCGCAACAAAAATTCAGTGAGTATGGATTTATCGAGTACCAAACGCTCGACATCAGTCGCGATCCTCTTTCACAGGGATTCGACCCTCACAGCTTTGACTTGGTGATCGCCGCAAATGTTTTGCATGCCACCCCGGACTTGATGCAGACTTTGGAGAATATAAAGATACTGCTCGCGCCGCAAGGCGAGTTGATCTTGTACGAGGCTGCTGGAAAACAGCGTTTCTCTGACTTGACCGTCGGGATGACCGAAGGCTGGTGGGCATTCACAGATAAGGCGCTTCGTCCTTCATATGCGCTACTTGCACAGGATCAATGGTGCAAGCTTCTCGCTGAGTCGGGGTTTGTAGACGCGGTTGCATTTCCCGGGCGAGAACAAGACGGCATTTTGTCTCAGCAGGCAGTGATTGTTGGGCGCGCTCCTGCCTCAGCACAAAAGATCGAAACCGAACATCCCTGGCTGATCTTTGCAGATGAGCACGGCGTCGGAAATCAGCTTGCCGCTGCCTTGACTGTGCGTGGACAGCAGAGTCGCCTGATCCACGCGGGCGATCCGTCTATCGATTTTGCGCAGTTTTTCAAGGAACAGCGTTATCAGGGAGTTGTGTATTTGTGGGCATTGAATAACATCCTAAGAGATGAGATGACGGTCGCTGATGTGCAAAAAGCGCAACGTTTCTCCACAGGCAGCGCCCTCCTGCTGGCGCAGGCGATGATCACTCGCGATCAGTCCAATTTGTGGTTGGTTACGCGGGCGGCGCAATCGCTGGATGAACATGCGGCTCCTGTTGCGGCTGGTCAGACCGCGCTGTTAGGGTTGGCTCGTACGCTGGCAAACGAACATCCTGAATTGAATTGCAAACGCGTCGATCTGGACCCCGGAGACAGGCGCGAAGAAATTGCCGATCTTATAAACGAGATCCTGGATCCAGATCCGCGCGAAGAGGAGATCGCCTTGCGCGAAGTTCGGCGGGTCCGCCGTTTGGCGCGCGCTGAAAAACAAAATTGGACTCCTCTGGCTTTGCGCGATGATGCGACTTATCTCATTACCGGTGGTCTTCGCGGACTGGGATTGCTGGTTGCTGAATGGATGGCAGAACGAGGCGCCAGAAATCTAGTGTTGCTGGGCAGGAGCGCTCCGAATGATCATGCACAAAAGACGATCGAGCGGTTCAAACATGCTGGAGTGAATGTGATGGCGATGCAAGGCGATGTCTCTGAGGAGGGGGATGTCGTCAGGTTGATGCAATTAATTGAAGATAGCATGCCGCCATTAAGAGGCGTGATTCACTCTGCCGGTGTGCTCGATGATGGCACGTTCTTACAACAGACTTGGCCACGGTTTGAAAAGGTTATGGCGCCGAAAGTGACAGGGACGTGGCTATTGCACCGATTGACTGCCAATTTATCGCTGGATTTTTTTGTTCTTTTCTCCTCCGGCGCGTCATTGATCGGCACAGCGGGACAATCCAATCACGCTTCAGCCAATGCCTTTATGGATGGTTTTGCCGGGTATCGCCGTGCCCTAGGGTTGCCTACTACGAGTATCCATTGGGGCGCTTGGTCTGGCGTGGGAGCGGCGGTGGATCATGATCTTGTTCGGGCGCGGGGTGTGGCGACAATCACGCCCGACCAGGGGCTGAAAGGCTTGGAGTGGGCAATCCAGCAACAAGTGACCGAGTCCGCTGTGCTTGCCGTAGATTGGGATGATGTCCTAAGATCATATACTCCGGGAGCAGAACCTGCTTTTCTGAGGAATATGTCCCGTCAGGTCCGTTCGCAAGTTGTCAAGACTGTGAGTATCGAACCGGAACTTTCCTTGAGCCAGCAATTGTCGAAGACTGTGCCGAATAAACGAAGGTCAGTTCTGCTTGAGCATGTCCGCAGGCAGGTTGCGCAAGTGTTGACCATACAAAACCCTCTACGTATTGACCCCGACCAACCTCTGCAAACCATGGGATTGGATTCGTTGATGGCAGTGGAGTTGCGCAACAAATTATCGCAGTCGTTTGGGAAGACTCTGCCTGCTACATTGTTGTTTGAGTTTTCGACTATTAACGCATTGACGGATTATGGCGTAAGCCAGTTTTTTCAGTTAGATATTCAGAAGCCCGATCCTGTTTCCCAAACGCAGCCAACAGTCGCACCTATCGAAACGTCAGGGTTAGATCACCTCTCTGATGAGGATCTTGCTGCCATGCTCAAAAATAAAATCAGACAAATTGATTCGAATAGGTAA